The genomic interval GGGAACCCGCTGGCAGGGTTCTCGGTAGTCGGATTCCTGTTGTTGCTCCCGGTCGCTGTCGTCCTCGCACTCGTCGTCGGCCTGGTCAACGGCTTTACCACCGTCTTCGTCGTCCCGGTCATGATCGTCGAAGACTGTGGCGTCGTCGCGGGGTGGCGACGGCTCTGGCCGACGATCACCGCCAGCGTCTGGCAGTACCTCGCCTACGCTGTCGCCGGGTTCGTCCTCAACATTCTCGGCGGGATTCTCGCCGCCATCGCTATCGGGGTCGCCGTCCTCGTACTGCTCATCCCGTTCGGTGTCCTCGGCGTGCTCGGCGTCGCACTGCTCGCGGCCGCCCCGCCGTTCGGGATCGGTGTGCTCGTTCTGGTCGGGCTCCTGTTTGGCCTGTCGGTGCTCGTCGTCGCGGCGCTCGTCCAGGTGCCGATAGTGGCGTACCTTCGCTACTACGCGCTGTTCGTCCTCGGGGACATCGATCCCGAACTCGATCTGATCCCCGACCGTCGGGCTGCGGTCCGCGAGCAGGGCGACGCGGAGTGACGACCAGACGCGCCGATAGCGTTCGCAGGCGTCGCCGGGGAGCGTTCGACGGGACGTTTATCAGACTCCTCCGCGGAATGACCGTATGGCTATCGACGACGGGGACGGCGTCACCATCGAGTACGTCGGGCGGTTCGAGGACGGGACCATCTTCGACACGTCCCGGTACGAGGTCGCGGCCGACCACGGACTCGCCGAGGCACAGGACGCCGGCCCGGACAACTACAAAGCGCTCTCGTTCCGGGTCGGCAACCGCGACGTGATCGCCGGCCTCGACGACGCGCTCGTGGGCCGCAGCGAGGGCGAGGAGGCGACGATCACGGTCGAACCGGACGACGCCTACGGTCCGGTCGAACCCGAGAAGATCAGGGAGTACGACCCCGAGACGTTCGAGGCGATGGTCGGGACCGAACCCGAAGTCGGGATGCACGTCCACGCCGAGAACGACCTCCACGGCGACGTGACCGCCGTCCGGGAGGACACCGTCGAAGTCGACTTCAACCACGAACTCGCCGGCAAGACGCTCGTCTTCGAGGTCGAAGTGATCGACGTGTGGGGGAAAAACGAGTGAGTCAGCCGGTGTCGTACTTGTAGGTCGCCTCGTCGGGGTCGATCCCGAAGTCCTCCGCGGACTCGTCGGGCTCCGACTCGACCGTCTCCTCGGCCGACGCGGCCTTGAACCGGGTTCTGAACCGGTCTGGCATCCGGAAGCGCTCGACCTGGAGGCGAAGCGGGACGGAATCGGGCTGGATGTTCTCCTGTTTGGTCACCAGCCGGTCGCGCAGTTTCTCGGGCAGTTGCTCGGGCTCGATGCGCTCGAAGCCGAACTGCGCGAGGTAGTCGGCCGCGTTGGTCAGCGAGTACACCACGTCGAACCCCTCGTCGGCGGCGTACTCGGCGAGTCGTTCGATGATGTGTGCACCGACACCCTGGCCGCGCCACTCCTCCAGGACGCCGATACTCGTCAGTTCGCAGTACTCGCCGTCGTCGGTCTTGTGGATACGGATGCGGCCGAAGCCGGCCTTCTCGTGGCTCTGTTCGTCGATGGCGACGACGTAGTCGCGGGAACGGAACGCTGTCTCGTCGAGCCCCATCGCTTCGATGTGGTCCAGCAGCCAGACCTCCTCACGGTTTTTCGCGTCCCGGACGTACATACCACGGCCTTGGCCGTCCACGGCAAAAGGGTTTGCCGGTAGATCGGTCGGGTCCGACGGCGCCCCCGCGCACAACTACTTTGAGTCGTGTCATCGAGAACCACGTATGAGCAGCGACGACGACTACCGACACGTACCGTCCCGCGAGTTCGTCGAGTCGACGAACGTCCGGGAGTTCATGCGGGCTTACGACATCGGGGACTCCGAGGAACTCATCGACCGGACGACCACCGAACTGCCGGCCGAACCCGACTCGGGTGTCGAGTGGTTCTGGGACGAACTCGTCGACTACCTCGGGATCGAGTTCTTCGAGCCGTACGACGCGGTCCGGGAACGCCACTCCCGAGTGGTCGACGGCGAGACCTACGACGGGCCACAGTTCACCGAGTGGTACCCCGGCGGCCGCATCAACGCCGCCCACAACGCGCTCGACAGACACGCCGCCCGCGACAGCGGGACGCGAAACCACGCCGCGCTCGTCTGGGAGGGCGAACCCGGCGACGTACGGGAGGTCACGTTCCACGCGCTGAACAGACAGGCCAGCCAGGTCGCCAACTACCTCGAATCGGTCGGCGTCGGGACCGGCGACACCGTCGCCCTCTACATGCCGATGGTCCCCGAGGTCGCGGCCATCCTCTATGGCTGTCTGAAGGTCGGCGCGATCGCGGTACCGATCTTCTCGGGCTTCGGCGTCGACGCGACGGCGACGCGGCTGGCCGACGCAGACCCAGCCGTGTTGTTCACCGCCGACGGCTTCTACCGCCGCGGCTCGGTGGTCGGGCTCAAAGAGACGGCCGACGAGGCAGTCGACGACGCCGCCGACCGCGTCGAGGGCGACGGCGTCGAACACACTGTCGTCTACGAGCGAGTCGGGACTGCCGACGACCCCGACCGGACCCTCCAGTGGACCCGCCGCGACGAGTGGTGGGCCGACGCCGTCGGCAGCCAGCCCGACAGCTACGCCGCGAAGTCTCTCCCCAGCGGCCAGGAGTCGATGTTGCTGTACTCCTCGGGGACGACCGGCGAGCCCAAGGGGATCGTCCACACCCACGCCGGCGCGCTGTTGCAGGCGGCCAAGGAGGTGTACTTCGGGTTCGATCACAAGCCTGCCGACCGCTTTTTCTGGGTCAGCGACATCGGCTGGATGATGGGGCCCTGGACGCTACTCGGGAACCACACCTTCGGCGGCACCGTCTTCATGTACGAGGGCGCCCCCGACCATCCGGAGCCGGACCGCTTCTGGGCGATGATCGACCGCCACGACCTCACCGTCTTCGGCGTCTCGCCGACGGCGATCCGAGCGCTCCGCAAACGGGGCGAGGAGTGGCTCGACGGCCACGACCTCTCCAGTCTGCGGCTGTTGGGGTCGACCGGCGAACCCTGGGACGAGGAGAGCTGGGAGTGGTTCTACGAGCACGTCGGGAACGGCTCGTGCCCGATCATCAACATCTCCGGCGGGACCGAGATCATGGGCTGCTTTCTCATGCCGCTGCCGACCCAGCCGCTCAACCCCTGTACGCTGGGCGGTCCCGGCCTGGGAATGGACATCGACATCGTCGACGAGGCGGGCGAGTCGATCCGTGACAGCCACGAGCGGGGGTATCTGGTCGCGCGGGACTCCTGCCCGTCGATGACGAAATCGCTGTGGGCCGGCGACGACCGGTATATCGAGGAGTACTGGTCGACTTGGCCCGACGTATGGGACCACGGCGACTGGGCCCAGCGGGCCGAAGACCGACTCTGGTACCTCCACGGGCGCGCCGACGACACGCTCAACGTCGCCGGCCGGAAGGTCGGCCCGGCGGAGGTCGAAGGGGCCGCGATCGAGCACCCGGCGGTCACCCAGGCCGCCGCCGTCGGCGCACCCGACGAAACGACCGGGACCGCGGTCGTCCTCTACGTCGTGCTCCACCCCGAGTACGAACCCAACGACGACCTGGCCGAGGCGATCCGCGAGACCGTCGGCGCGGAGTTGGGCAAGCCGTTCCGCCCTCGCGAGGTGCTGTTCGTCGACGCCTTCCCCAAGACCCAGAGCGGGAAGATCGTCCGCCGTGCGATCGCGGCCGCCTACCGGGGCGAGGACCTCGGTGACCTCTCCAGCGTCGAGAACCCCGGCGTGCTGGCGGCGATCGAGGACGCGTCGTAGCCGTCGCTGCCCGCGACAACCGAGCGAAGTGAAAACCGAACGCCTCAGACCGTACCGGAGACGGCGTCGCCGCCGTGGTCAGCCTGGACCGAGTCCCGCCGGGCGTACTCGACGCCGGCGACGAACGCGAGAGCCCAGGCGATCGCGAGTGCCCCGCCAAGCACGCCGAGGCTGGACTCGATGGTGGGAAAGCCCACCGAGACGACGCCGAGCGTCGCGGCCAGTAGCCCGCTGCTCCAGGCGGCGAACCGCCAGTCGCGGCGGCGCAGGACCGCGAGTGCGCCCATGAGGACGACCAGTGCGGCCGTGATCGCCATGGCGCCGTAGTGGACGAACAGGGCGTGTTCGTCGGCGATACCGAGCGGTTTGGTGGTCTCCAGCGTGGCAAAGGCCAGGAGCGGGACGGCGCCGACGACGAACAGACCGGCGAGCCGGCGATCGACGGCCTCGACGCGGTCGAACCGCAACAGGGACCGACCGGCCGGGTGGAGCGCGAGCGCGACCACGGCGAGCACGCTGGTGGTCAGGAACCCCGTAAACAGCGGCGACTCCGCCAGGAACGCGAACACCGCGACCACGCTCACGGCGAAGACGGGCGCCAGGATGGTGTTCACCCGGTCGCTAGGGTGATACAGCATGAGCGCGAACGGGAGCAAGACGGCGATCCAGAGCAGCCCCGAGATCACCATGTCGTGGACCTGGTGGATGCCGAAGCCGCCGCCCCAACTGAGAAACAGCGCTCCCAGTACTTCGACGGGCGTCAGCGCGACGTTGAGCGCGATGATCGCCAGGGCGACGAGCGAGAACGCCGCGAGCCGGGCCTTCTCGGCGAGGGAGAGCGACCCGACCCGCGACCCGCCGGAATCAGTAGTCGTGACTGTCGATGGCATGGTTGTTCGACTAGTCCTGTACGGCGTCTGAAAGAATATAGCTAGCGGGAGGATGGCTAGCACGCGTTCGTCGGATGAGAGTCAGTCGGCTGCTGGACGCTCTCGGTGCCGGCGGGTCAGTCCGCAGGGCGCTCCCGTAGCGCGGTATCGAGCGTCAACAGCCCCGGGAGCGCCGCGAGCGCCACCAGCAGTTCCGCGCCGCCGGCGACGACGAACGCCGCGAGGTAGCCGTACTCACCGGCGACGAACCCGCCGACCAGGATTCCGGTCAGGAAGCCGACACTTCCCAGGGCGTTGAACCCGGCCATCGCCCCGCCCCGCTCCGCGTCGCCGGCCAGATCGGAGACCAGCGCCATCGTCGCCGGTGCCATCAACGCGCCGATGACGCCGACGACGACCATCCCGACGCCGGCCGAACGCACCGTCGGAGCCAGGCCGACGCCGACGACGGCCAGCCCGTACAGCGAGGAGCCGACGGCGACGGGAAGTGTGCGGCCGACCCGATCCGAGAGGACGCCGAAGGGGTACTGGAGGAGGGCGAAGGGGGCGAAAAACAGCGCGAGCATCAGACCCGTCTCGCCGGGCGTCAGCGAGAACGCCGTCCGGAAGTACAGCGTCCCGACGAGCGCGAAAAAGCCCGCTGTCAGCCGGTCGACGAAGCCGAACGTGTAGGGGATCGCCAGCGCCGGCGTCCCGCGGAGGCCCGCCAGCGCCTCTCGGACGTGCCCGCTATCGGCCGCCGGCGCACGATCCGTGACCAGCGTGGCCAGCGCGGCGACGACCAGCAAGAGCCCGCCGGCGACTGCCAGCGGCAGCGTCGGCGCGACGCCGTACAACTGCCCGCCGAGCGGCGCGCCCAGCGCTGTCCCGGAGCCGATGGCGATCCCCGCCGCACCCATGTTCCGGCCGTGACCGCCCGAGAGGTCCATCAGCATCGTCATCGACAGCGAGAACGGCGCGATGGTCGCGGCGCCCTGGAGCGCCCGGAGGAGCAGGACCGTCTCGAAGGAGACGCTCGTGACGCCCGGCAGCCAGGCGAGCAGGCCGTACAGCAGGCCGCCGACGACGGCTCCGCCGACGATGAACGGGAGTCGGCGGCCGGTCGCGTCGCTCAACACGCCCCAGACGCCGGCGAAGGCGACGAAGGCGGCGAACTCGGCCGCGAGGAACCACATGCTCGCGTCGAGGTCGGTCTCCGCGCCGAGTGCCCGCACGAGCGTGTCGACCCCCGGATAGAGCAACACCTGCGCGAGCAGGACGACGAAGACGACCGCGGCGAGGACCATTCGCTCCCGGCGAACGCTCACGACCGCGGTTACGCCCGGCGACGGAAAATACGTGTCGGCGAACGGGTGGCGGGGCGACGGCGAGCGACAGCGGGCTACGGCGCCGCCGGAAAGAGCCCCGGACCGTCGCCCCCAGCGGCCCGGCCACGAGCGGGACGGCGACGGCGATCCCGACGAGCGGCCACATCCCGAGCGCGGCCCCGAGCGTGCCGGCCGCTGCGAGCCTCGCGAGGAAGACGGCGACAGCGACGAGTCCGAAACCGAATCCGGCAGCGACGGCCGACCGGAGCCGCGGCCAGCAGAGCCCGACGAACGCGCCGCCGGCAACCAGGCCGAGCCAGTGGCCGGCGGCGAGCGCGATCCCGACCGCGGCGGCGACGAGCGTCGCCACCCAGCGCCGGCGGCGATCGGTCTGGAACCCGTACAGCACGGACAGCGAGTCACTCATCGCCGCCCTCCCGGAAGCGAATGTCGGGGTCGCCGTCGGTCGTGGGCCGCTGGACGCGATACTCGCCGTCGGCCCAGTCCCGGAGCTGGTCGTCGTAGTGTTCGGAGAACGGACTGCCCTCGTTGCCGCCGGGGATGATCGACAGCGACGGCGCGCTGTCCAGCCGAGCGAGCAGTCGGTAGCTGCTGCCGACACCGCTCTCGACCCGGACGTTCCGGACCGTCGCGGGCGAACCGTCGGTCGGGTAGCGCGGATAGTTGAGAAACGACTGGTCGAACGGGTGGTCGATCGCCGTCCGGTTGTAGTCGCCGTAGACCTCGTGGCCGGCCTCGTCGATGGCCGCCGCGGCGTCGGCCATGGCCGCGGCGATGGTCTGCGCTCTGCTCCGGGCGTCGCCCCCGGGCGGGTCGGTGAACCACAGGCTCTCGGCCGGTAGCGTCAACAGCACCCAGTCGTTGGGGTAGAACCGGTCGTCGAGGTCGTTGGCGGCGAAGGCGTCGTCGAACACCTGCGAGCGGTAGGCGTCGACGAAGAACGCGAACACGAGCGCGGCCCGGGAGTCGCGGTCCATCCGGTAGTCCCAGCCGTCGAGTTCGTCGGCGGCCCCGCGGGCACGCTCGCCCATCGCCGACCGCGCGTCGAGGATCGTCGGGACGAACGCCGCCGCCCGCTCGTCGCGGACATCCCGCTGAACGCGACGCATGAAGGCCGGATCGATCGGGTCGTCGCTCAGCGCCCGTCGGTCGAGCAGGTTGTAGATCCGCTTGCCGCGCCAGGGGGCGCCGTAGGCCTCGGAGAGATAGTAGTCCAACTGGCTGTCGGCGACGATCCGCTGGTTCGCCGTCGCCACGTAGTCGGGGTCGATTACCTGGGGTTTGTCCGCGCTGTCGACGTAGGCGTCGTGGTCGGGGACATCGTAGGGCTCGTAGCCGAGCCACTCCCCCGCGCCGGCGGAGCCGTCGAACACCTGATCCCCGGGGACGGCCTCGCCGTCGGTCCGGCGTCGGGGCACCAGCCCGGTCATGTAGTAGCAGGTGTTGCCCTCCCGGTCGGCGTAGACGGCGTTCTGTGTCGGGTGGTCGAACCGCGAGAGCGCATCGAGCGCGCTGTCGCGGCCGTCGCTGTAGTTCAGGTCCCGGATGGCCCCCGCGGTGCGGGTGGCCTGGAGACCGACCCAGGCGACGCCGACCCGCTGGCCGAACCGCTCCAGGACCGGCCCGTGGACCGACTTCCGGACCGTCACCGTCTGATCGGGGGCGTCGGCGACCTCGATAGGGCGCTCCTCGACATCAAACTCACGTGTCTCCCCGTCGTACCGGTAGGATTCGCCGTCGGTCTCGTACCGGTAGAAGTCGATGCAGTCGGCGTTAGCGTTCGTGAACCCCCAGGTGCCGGCGTCGTTCTCGCCGATGACGACGAAGGGAACCCCCGGGAAGGCGACACCGCCCACCTGGAGGTCCGGCGCCCGGAGGTGCTGGCGGTACCACACCGGTGGGGCGAACAGCGTCAGATGGGGGTCGTTGGCCAGCAGCGGTCGGCCGCTGGCGGTGTGCTCGCCGGAGACGACCCAGGAGTTCGAGCCGACGCCGTCGGGCCACTCGAAGGCCGACGCCCAGCGGGCGAACTCGGGGGCGATGCCACCGCGGTCGCCGCCCACTCTCACCTCGCTCGCACCCGCATCGACCCGTTCGCTCTCGTCACCGCCGATCTCGGCGGCCGGGAGGATCGGGTAGTCGTGGTCGAGCCGGTTCGGGTACAGCGAGGCCGCGGCGTCGGCCCCCAGCGCGTCCGTGGCGGCCGCGACCCGGAGCGTCCGGAAGCTCCCGGTCAGTCCCCAGCCGATCTGTTTCTGGATCAACAGCGAGTCGACCGGCGTCCACTGGCGGGGTTCGTACTCCAGGAGTTGAAACTCCGCCGGCAGCGCGCCGTCGCCGGTGGCCGCGTTCACCCCCTCGGCGAAGGCCGCCAGGTCCGCTCCGGTGTCGGTGTCCTCCAGGGCCGCCCAGTTGGCCTCGGCGGCGGCGGTGAAGTCCATCTGGGCGTGGAAGCGATCCGACTCGACGGCCTGCTGGCCGACAGCGGCCGCGAGTTCCCCGCGCATCCGGCGGGCGAACAGGTCCAACTGGAAGCGGCGGTCGGTCCCGTGGACGTACCCGACGGCGTAGGCCAGCGCGCGCGAGCCGTCGGCCTCGATCGTCGGGACGCCGTCGTCGTCGTACCTGACCGTCGCCGACCCGAAGGGGCTCTCGACGCGCTCGGGCGTCTCGCGGCGAGCGGCCGCCCAGTAGTCGCCGTCCAGCGCCGCGAACCGGTCGAGAACGGACCCCGCAGGCGAGAGGGTCGCCCCGCCGACGCCGCCTGCGAGGACGGCCGACAGGAGGGCTCTGCGACTCCAGTCCATACCGATATGGCGATCCGAGGATGCCTAAACGTTGGCCGGGGTCGAAGGAATCGTCAAGTGGGTCCCGGCCCCAGGGTCGGACGATGCCGACCGACATCACGACCCGCGTCGTCGAAGCCGTCGAAGCGGGAACCGTCGACGGGTGGTGTTCGCGAGCACAGGTCGAGTCGCTCATGTCGGCGACGACGGTCGACAAGCGCGAGGTCGACCGCGCGCTCAAGCGGGCGACTGCGGAGGGACGCCTGGAACGGTCCGGGGATCGGTACCGAGTCTCGGAGTCGTGACTCCGGTCCGAGCGTTTTTCACAGACCACGCACGAACTCACGGCAAGGATCACATCGAGATGGGACGAAGCACCGAACGAGGGGTCTCTCCGGTCGTCTCGACCGTGCTGTTGGTCGCCGTCGTCGTCATCCTCGCCTCGACGGTGTCGGTCGTCGCCTTTGGCTTCACGAGCCAGGTCGACGAGCCGGCGCCGGTCGTCGCACAGTCGAGCGGCCAGCTCGTCCGGGACGTTACCGGCGGGACCGACCAGATCGTCAACATCACCCACGAAGCGGGCGACACCATCCAGGTCGCGAACATCGAGGTCGCCGTCGACGCCAGCGACGCCTGCGGCAAGCGCGGCCGGTTAGTCGACCTGCCGGACAACGCCGTCGGCTTCGGCAGCCCGGATCAGATCGAGGGCGACGACATCTTCGACGACTACTCGCCCGACGGCGGCGCGCTCGATCCGACCACGGGGGACACCGAGTTCAGCGCCGGCGACACGATCCGCTTCCGGCTGACCAACGGCGCGTGTCCGCTCGCCGACGGCGACCGGATCACCGTCCGGATCGTCCACACACCCTCGGGCGCCGTCGTCGTCGAGCAGACACTGACCGCGTCCTGATCACTCCGGGTCGACCAGCCGCCTGAGCCGCCAGACCTCGTCACGGACGGCCTGCCACTGTTCCGGCGTCCCGGGGAGGGCGTCGGTCGTCCCCTGCGCCCGGTTCACGTACATTCGCTGGCGGACTGGCCGGCACAGACGATCTTCTCGTCATCGTCCAGGGTGAGCCAGTCGTACTCGCTCGACATGATTGGGGGCTGGCGCCGGACGTGTTCGAGTGGTTCCACCGCTATCGCCGGCCACACAGCGGAGGTTCGGCCCGTTCGGGCGCCCGATAGCGGGGAACACCGGTGAATTTATTTCAAGTTATCTGTTCCCACACCTAACGTTGTTTGGACGGTTGGTTTATCTACCCCTCCTGTTTGTGGAAGCGCACGATGACAGACCGACGATTCACACGACGAACGGCGCTGAAAGGACTCGGTGCGCTCGCCGCCGGCACGGCCGTCTCGGCGACCGCATCGGCGAACGAGACGTGGGACACGATCGAGACCCCGCTGGACGGGACACTGTACGACGTGGTCCGGACCGCCGACGGCCCCTACGCAGTGGGTGCCGCGGGGACGATCCTCGAACGGACGGCCAACGGCTGGGAGACCGTCGTTCAGGGCGGGCCGACGGGGAACGGCAACACGCTGTACGGAGCCGGAACGACCTACTTCGGGGAGCGGTTGTGGGTCGTCGGCTCCTCGGGCGCCATCGGCGAGTACAACGTCCGGACGGGGAACTTCAACGACTACTCGGCGCCAAACGACGTGACCAACAACTTCAACGACGTGGCCGTCACCGGGATGGCCGACTACGCGAACGTCTACGTCGCCGGCGACTCCGGGAAGATCTACTCCAGCTTCGACAACGGCGCGACCGGGACCTGGGATTCGGTGACGCCCGGCAGCGGGTCGGCGATCAACGCCATCGACTTCCACGGCTCGCGCTCGGGCCACGCCGTCGACGGTAACAAGACGGTGTTCACGACCGACGACGGGTCTACCTACGATCAGTTGGGCATCGAGAACGCCAACGTCAACTTCCACGGCGTCGACTCCGACGGCGCCGACGACGTGACCGTCTCCGGCGGTGGCGGCGTCGTCTACACCTGGAACGGCAGCGAGTGGCGGACCGCCGACACCGGCGACGCGACGCTCCGTGACATCGAGACGGAGGGTGACGCCGGGCTGACCGTCGGCGGCGGCGGGAAGGTCTACCGGTACGACGGCCAGTGGGTGCAGGAGTCGACACCGACCGGCCAGAATCTCAAGTCTGTCGTCCGCGGGAGCACGGACATCGCCGTCGGTGCTGCCGGGGCCGTCATCGAGTACTGAACCGTTTCTGGGGTGGGGCTCACGTCGTCGCGACCTGCTGGAACAGCCCGAACAGACAGCGACGTCGAACAACTGGAGGGCTGTCGTTCGCACCATCGAAACCGACAGAGAGCGAGTTGAACGTCGCAGTGTGTGACAGGGGGAGAGCCCACGACGGCCGGGTGAGCACGACCGCACTGGACGACACGGGCCGACCAGCAAAGGCTCCGCGCCCGACTCGCGATGACGAGGCGAACACCGACCGGAACTGGCCGTTCTTTATCCACTGACGACACACGATACCTATATCGAGGTGTTTCTGCTCGAATAACGTGGGATATAAGGTATTCTATCCCACTTAGTCGAAGGTTTCTTGTTCGAGGTCCGTGCTACGATATCTCATGGTAGGCACCTCGACAGCGACATCATAGGCCGTCGACCGACTGCTGCCGTCACCGACGAACGACCGCCGCCCGTCTCGTGGCCGCTCGCCACGGCACTCGACAGGTGGCGGAACACACACGTCCCAGCGGACAGTGTGCTCGCGGCGACCGAACCAACAGACTGTGTTATCGAGCGACCCACTCCGACGGAGCATCGAGGTTGAATACTGGGTA from Haloarcula pelagica carries:
- a CDS encoding DUF7544 domain-containing protein codes for the protein MALYALEDIDDAVSATRSLLWPVDRTLWIKLAVVVFFVGGPGASFNSVQYNVPANGDTPPGDVPLPPEIGANILLVVGSLVLIGLLIGLLFLLVGSVMEFVLVESLRRETVTIRQYWGERWRQGIRLFSFRFVVGLLVVGSAVVVAALVFLPLFVGAGPGPGNPLAGFSVVGFLLLLPVAVVLALVVGLVNGFTTVFVVPVMIVEDCGVVAGWRRLWPTITASVWQYLAYAVAGFVLNILGGILAAIAIGVAVLVLLIPFGVLGVLGVALLAAAPPFGIGVLVLVGLLFGLSVLVVAALVQVPIVAYLRYYALFVLGDIDPELDLIPDRRAAVREQGDAE
- a CDS encoding FKBP-type peptidyl-prolyl cis-trans isomerase; the encoded protein is MAIDDGDGVTIEYVGRFEDGTIFDTSRYEVAADHGLAEAQDAGPDNYKALSFRVGNRDVIAGLDDALVGRSEGEEATITVEPDDAYGPVEPEKIREYDPETFEAMVGTEPEVGMHVHAENDLHGDVTAVREDTVEVDFNHELAGKTLVFEVEVIDVWGKNE
- a CDS encoding GNAT family N-acetyltransferase produces the protein MYVRDAKNREEVWLLDHIEAMGLDETAFRSRDYVVAIDEQSHEKAGFGRIRIHKTDDGEYCELTSIGVLEEWRGQGVGAHIIERLAEYAADEGFDVVYSLTNAADYLAQFGFERIEPEQLPEKLRDRLVTKQENIQPDSVPLRLQVERFRMPDRFRTRFKAASAEETVESEPDESAEDFGIDPDEATYKYDTG
- a CDS encoding AMP-binding protein → MSSDDDYRHVPSREFVESTNVREFMRAYDIGDSEELIDRTTTELPAEPDSGVEWFWDELVDYLGIEFFEPYDAVRERHSRVVDGETYDGPQFTEWYPGGRINAAHNALDRHAARDSGTRNHAALVWEGEPGDVREVTFHALNRQASQVANYLESVGVGTGDTVALYMPMVPEVAAILYGCLKVGAIAVPIFSGFGVDATATRLADADPAVLFTADGFYRRGSVVGLKETADEAVDDAADRVEGDGVEHTVVYERVGTADDPDRTLQWTRRDEWWADAVGSQPDSYAAKSLPSGQESMLLYSSGTTGEPKGIVHTHAGALLQAAKEVYFGFDHKPADRFFWVSDIGWMMGPWTLLGNHTFGGTVFMYEGAPDHPEPDRFWAMIDRHDLTVFGVSPTAIRALRKRGEEWLDGHDLSSLRLLGSTGEPWDEESWEWFYEHVGNGSCPIINISGGTEIMGCFLMPLPTQPLNPCTLGGPGLGMDIDIVDEAGESIRDSHERGYLVARDSCPSMTKSLWAGDDRYIEEYWSTWPDVWDHGDWAQRAEDRLWYLHGRADDTLNVAGRKVGPAEVEGAAIEHPAVTQAAAVGAPDETTGTAVVLYVVLHPEYEPNDDLAEAIRETVGAELGKPFRPREVLFVDAFPKTQSGKIVRRAIAAAYRGEDLGDLSSVENPGVLAAIEDAS
- a CDS encoding MFS transporter; protein product: MSVRRERMVLAAVVFVVLLAQVLLYPGVDTLVRALGAETDLDASMWFLAAEFAAFVAFAGVWGVLSDATGRRLPFIVGGAVVGGLLYGLLAWLPGVTSVSFETVLLLRALQGAATIAPFSLSMTMLMDLSGGHGRNMGAAGIAIGSGTALGAPLGGQLYGVAPTLPLAVAGGLLLVVAALATLVTDRAPAADSGHVREALAGLRGTPALAIPYTFGFVDRLTAGFFALVGTLYFRTAFSLTPGETGLMLALFFAPFALLQYPFGVLSDRVGRTLPVAVGSSLYGLAVVGVGLAPTVRSAGVGMVVVGVIGALMAPATMALVSDLAGDAERGGAMAGFNALGSVGFLTGILVGGFVAGEYGYLAAFVVAGGAELLVALAALPGLLTLDTALRERPAD
- a CDS encoding penicillin acylase family protein is translated as MDWSRRALLSAVLAGGVGGATLSPAGSVLDRFAALDGDYWAAARRETPERVESPFGSATVRYDDDGVPTIEADGSRALAYAVGYVHGTDRRFQLDLFARRMRGELAAAVGQQAVESDRFHAQMDFTAAAEANWAALEDTDTGADLAAFAEGVNAATGDGALPAEFQLLEYEPRQWTPVDSLLIQKQIGWGLTGSFRTLRVAAATDALGADAAASLYPNRLDHDYPILPAAEIGGDESERVDAGASEVRVGGDRGGIAPEFARWASAFEWPDGVGSNSWVVSGEHTASGRPLLANDPHLTLFAPPVWYRQHLRAPDLQVGGVAFPGVPFVVIGENDAGTWGFTNANADCIDFYRYETDGESYRYDGETREFDVEERPIEVADAPDQTVTVRKSVHGPVLERFGQRVGVAWVGLQATRTAGAIRDLNYSDGRDSALDALSRFDHPTQNAVYADREGNTCYYMTGLVPRRRTDGEAVPGDQVFDGSAGAGEWLGYEPYDVPDHDAYVDSADKPQVIDPDYVATANQRIVADSQLDYYLSEAYGAPWRGKRIYNLLDRRALSDDPIDPAFMRRVQRDVRDERAAAFVPTILDARSAMGERARGAADELDGWDYRMDRDSRAALVFAFFVDAYRSQVFDDAFAANDLDDRFYPNDWVLLTLPAESLWFTDPPGGDARSRAQTIAAAMADAAAAIDEAGHEVYGDYNRTAIDHPFDQSFLNYPRYPTDGSPATVRNVRVESGVGSSYRLLARLDSAPSLSIIPGGNEGSPFSEHYDDQLRDWADGEYRVQRPTTDGDPDIRFREGGDE
- a CDS encoding type IV pilin, with the protein product MGRSTERGVSPVVSTVLLVAVVVILASTVSVVAFGFTSQVDEPAPVVAQSSGQLVRDVTGGTDQIVNITHEAGDTIQVANIEVAVDASDACGKRGRLVDLPDNAVGFGSPDQIEGDDIFDDYSPDGGALDPTTGDTEFSAGDTIRFRLTNGACPLADGDRITVRIVHTPSGAVVVEQTLTAS